The following coding sequences lie in one Sinorhizobium fredii USDA 257 genomic window:
- a CDS encoding APC family permease, which produces MSLLGWIVGRRLANREQPGRKIGAFEGVPAMGLDGLGSSAYGPEAALTILIPFGAAGLVYIGPIMAAIIALLMILYLSYRQTIAAYPSNGGAYIVARENLGRNASLLAAAALMVDYVLNVAVGISAGVAALVSAAPALHPYILPLCLGILGLVTIVNLRGTLDAGRLFALPTYIFVASFFVVLGIGVWKALNSDGNPEPVIPPAALPGAAETAGAWLLMHAFASGCTAMTGVEAVSNGMNAFKDPPVKYGRRTLAAICAILGLLLAGIAYLAGNYRIVAMDQEKEGYRSVLSQLAQAVVGDGLLYYLTIGSLLCVLALSANTSFVGFPRLCRTVATDGFLPRPFAVVGRRLVFSIGIFYLAATAGLLLSAFGGITEHLIPLFAVGAFLTFTISQTGMVVHWIRALRNENDPGTRTAHRAHLFVNGLGAAVTAVALVVIIAAKFTEGAWITVLVIPAVILLLRSIRRYYVRLDRTLRKAGPITLDRIEAPVVLVVTEHWNKLADKALSFAFRLSPDVLAVHVTALEGDDQDDERRIRALWARDVDSPARAAGIKPPRLLLLKSNYRLMHDPLLRLVKELQEEFAGRSIAVLLPEVVKTSWWQTLLHTHRARRLHSKLLRFGGSSLVVISMPWYLEEPEIEEGIVSEQQPEPELSAVAAELADGARPRD; this is translated from the coding sequence ATGTCGCTGCTTGGTTGGATTGTCGGTCGGCGTCTTGCGAATCGGGAGCAGCCGGGGCGGAAGATCGGCGCCTTCGAGGGCGTGCCTGCAATGGGCCTCGACGGTCTGGGATCTTCGGCTTACGGGCCGGAGGCGGCGCTCACGATCCTGATACCCTTCGGCGCGGCCGGACTAGTCTACATAGGGCCAATCATGGCTGCGATCATCGCGCTGCTCATGATCCTCTATCTCTCCTATCGCCAGACCATTGCCGCTTATCCGAGCAATGGCGGCGCCTATATCGTCGCCAGGGAAAATCTCGGCCGGAATGCAAGCCTGCTTGCGGCCGCCGCGTTGATGGTCGACTATGTTCTGAACGTCGCTGTCGGCATCTCGGCCGGCGTCGCGGCGCTCGTCTCCGCCGCGCCGGCCCTGCACCCATACATTTTGCCGCTCTGCCTCGGCATCCTCGGGCTGGTCACGATCGTGAACCTGCGCGGCACGCTCGATGCCGGCCGCCTGTTCGCGCTTCCGACCTATATCTTCGTCGCAAGCTTCTTTGTCGTTCTGGGTATCGGCGTATGGAAAGCGCTGAATTCGGACGGCAACCCCGAACCGGTTATTCCGCCTGCCGCCCTCCCCGGCGCCGCGGAAACCGCTGGCGCCTGGCTGCTGATGCATGCATTCGCCAGCGGATGCACGGCAATGACGGGTGTCGAAGCGGTCAGCAACGGCATGAACGCCTTCAAGGACCCGCCGGTCAAATACGGCCGCCGGACGCTCGCGGCGATCTGCGCCATCCTCGGACTGCTGCTGGCGGGTATCGCCTATCTCGCCGGCAACTACCGCATCGTCGCCATGGATCAGGAGAAGGAGGGCTACCGGAGCGTGCTTTCCCAACTCGCCCAGGCGGTCGTCGGCGACGGGCTGCTCTACTATCTGACAATCGGCAGTCTGCTCTGCGTGCTGGCACTCTCGGCCAATACGAGCTTCGTCGGCTTTCCCCGCCTCTGCCGGACGGTCGCCACCGACGGTTTTCTGCCCCGCCCCTTTGCGGTCGTCGGCCGGCGGCTGGTTTTCTCCATCGGCATCTTCTACCTGGCGGCAACCGCCGGATTGCTGCTGTCCGCCTTCGGCGGCATTACCGAGCATTTGATCCCGCTCTTCGCGGTCGGCGCGTTCCTCACCTTCACGATCTCGCAGACAGGCATGGTCGTGCACTGGATAAGGGCGCTGCGCAATGAGAACGACCCCGGAACGCGCACCGCCCATCGCGCCCACCTTTTCGTCAACGGGTTGGGCGCAGCAGTTACGGCCGTGGCCCTGGTGGTGATCATTGCGGCGAAGTTTACCGAGGGAGCCTGGATCACCGTCCTCGTCATTCCCGCCGTGATCCTGTTGCTCAGGTCGATCCGGCGGTATTACGTCCGGCTCGACCGTACGCTGCGCAAGGCGGGACCGATTACCCTTGACCGCATCGAAGCACCGGTCGTGCTGGTCGTCACGGAGCACTGGAACAAGCTTGCCGACAAGGCGCTCAGCTTCGCATTCCGCCTTTCGCCCGATGTGCTTGCCGTTCACGTCACGGCACTTGAGGGCGATGATCAGGATGACGAGCGTAGAATCCGCGCGCTGTGGGCCCGGGATGTCGACAGCCCGGCGCGGGCCGCCGGAATCAAGCCGCCAAGGCTTCTTCTCCTCAAATCCAACTATCGGCTGATGCACGATCCGCTGCTGCGGCTGGTCAAGGAACTGCAGGAGGAGTTCGCGGGCCGAAGCATCGCCGTGCTGCTGCCGGAAGTCGTCAAGACGAGCTGGTGGCAGACGCTTTTGCACACCCATCGCGCCCGGCGCCTGCACTCGAAGCTCCTGCGCTTCGGCGGCTCCAGCCTCGTGGTGATCTCGATGCCCTGGTATCTCGAAGAGCCCGAGATCGAGGAGGGCATCGTTTCAGAACAGCAACCGGAACCCGAGCTTTCGGCGGTTGCCGCGGAACTCGCCGACGGAGCAAGGCCGCGGGACTAG
- a CDS encoding TIM barrel protein — protein sequence MSNIIATGFSVESVDGELDSLEVDLRRLSALGVDAVELGLTSIDLIAGGRIIKERAERLVALTGGFPFRYTVHGLVSSNFMDPATAGYQLQAAKALVEICDRIGARTLVQHGGHLRADQPFERAEADRREREALLELAEYAKPYGVVIALENIFTTEPGQYRQTPAEIAETVKAVSHSNLVALIDFSHAYIESTYRGLNFREQIRAMARVTGHLHVHDSFGRPQAFYKGFYPQEFTALGIGDLHMPLGWGDIDWEDIFSELNFLPDTVLMMEVGARYRYEQAECLERAKRLMMLNNGRSSLAAE from the coding sequence ATGAGCAATATCATCGCAACCGGGTTTAGCGTGGAGTCCGTGGACGGCGAACTGGACAGCCTTGAAGTCGATCTCCGCCGCCTGAGCGCGCTCGGCGTCGATGCGGTCGAACTGGGCCTGACGAGCATCGACCTCATCGCGGGCGGACGCATCATCAAGGAAAGAGCGGAGCGGCTTGTGGCGCTCACCGGCGGGTTCCCCTTCCGCTACACGGTTCATGGCCTCGTTTCCTCGAACTTCATGGATCCGGCGACGGCGGGTTATCAGTTGCAGGCCGCCAAGGCGCTGGTGGAGATCTGCGATCGGATCGGCGCCCGAACACTGGTTCAGCATGGCGGGCACTTGCGCGCCGACCAGCCTTTCGAGCGGGCGGAAGCGGACCGGCGGGAGCGCGAGGCGCTGCTAGAGCTTGCCGAATATGCAAAACCCTACGGCGTGGTGATTGCCCTGGAGAACATCTTCACCACGGAGCCGGGGCAGTATCGCCAAACCCCGGCCGAGATTGCGGAAACGGTGAAGGCGGTCAGCCATTCCAACCTGGTGGCGCTGATCGACTTCAGCCACGCCTACATCGAATCTACCTATCGCGGGCTCAACTTCCGTGAACAGATACGCGCCATGGCGCGGGTAACGGGTCATCTCCACGTCCACGATTCCTTCGGCCGGCCGCAGGCCTTCTACAAGGGCTTCTACCCGCAGGAATTCACAGCGCTTGGCATCGGTGACCTGCATATGCCGCTCGGTTGGGGCGATATCGACTGGGAGGATATCTTCAGCGAGCTTAATTTCCTGCCCGACACGGTGCTGATGATGGAGGTCGGTGCGCGTTATCGCTACGAGCAGGCCGAATGTCTAGAAAGAGCGAAGCGGCTGATGATGCTGAACAACGGCCGCAGTTCACTAGCCGCGGAATGA
- a CDS encoding glycerophosphodiester phosphodiesterase family protein, whose translation MTKVIGHRGARNLWPENSLTGFRNALQLGVDAMEFDVHQTDSGELLVIHDAMLDRTAEAAGPVRRLTPAMRAATRLRDTDETIPTLAEVLDVLALSDGPHLHVEIKVDESGTPYPDIARRVAEELRRFGADKRAHLTSFDTSVLTDCRRNAPHVARLVSVNEDWARRQGGLGAFLAAVDDLVDIVAIHHELMAAEWELIRSTMPLERLCVWTLNEDGEIRRWLDRGIGHLTSDSPDLALRLRDTIAA comes from the coding sequence ATGACAAAGGTTATCGGTCATCGCGGTGCCCGCAATCTGTGGCCGGAAAATTCGCTGACCGGATTCCGCAACGCCCTTCAGCTCGGTGTCGATGCGATGGAGTTCGACGTGCACCAGACGGATTCGGGCGAGCTGCTCGTCATCCACGATGCGATGCTCGACAGGACGGCCGAAGCCGCCGGGCCGGTGCGCCGGCTGACGCCCGCAATGCGTGCAGCGACGAGATTGCGAGATACGGACGAGACGATCCCGACATTGGCCGAAGTGCTGGACGTCCTTGCATTGAGTGACGGGCCACACCTGCATGTCGAAATCAAGGTCGATGAATCCGGTACGCCCTATCCGGATATCGCCCGGCGCGTGGCGGAGGAGCTTCGGCGCTTCGGGGCGGACAAACGCGCCCATCTAACCTCTTTCGACACATCCGTGCTGACGGACTGCCGGCGCAATGCCCCGCATGTCGCGCGTCTCGTATCCGTCAACGAAGACTGGGCGCGACGGCAGGGCGGGCTCGGTGCATTTCTCGCCGCGGTCGATGACCTCGTCGACATCGTCGCGATCCACCACGAGTTGATGGCGGCCGAGTGGGAGCTGATCCGCAGCACCATGCCGCTGGAGCGGCTCTGCGTCTGGACCCTGAATGAGGATGGGGAAATCCGCCGCTGGCTCGATCGAGGCATCGGCCATCTGACATCCGACAGTCCCGATCTGGCGCTCCGCCTACGTGACACCATTGCCGCATAA
- a CDS encoding ABC transporter permease: MASVDLLEKTSPAGRLRGAVASLRLRMPISVASGVIWLTAMVAIALFADYLRPYEITAMDLTSRLSSPGTLKHWLGTDELGRDVLSRLIQSIRVSLIIAFGATLLSAVFGTALGFAAARFRGVVEHLVLVLADFQAALPFLIMSLAVLAFFGSSMELLVCLMGFYGWERYARIARGLAISAGAQGYAAAVVQLGATPARVYLRHILPNVASTLIVSMTLTFPEIILMESGLSFLGLGVQPPETSLGNMVGFGREYLTRAPWIMLAPAAVIIFTTLSISLVGDWLRDKLDPTIR, from the coding sequence ATGGCTTCCGTTGATCTGCTCGAGAAAACGTCGCCTGCGGGGCGGCTTCGAGGCGCCGTTGCATCCCTGCGCCTGAGAATGCCGATTTCGGTGGCGTCCGGCGTCATCTGGTTAACGGCGATGGTCGCGATCGCCCTGTTTGCCGACTACCTGCGGCCGTATGAAATCACCGCCATGGATCTGACGAGCCGGCTTTCTTCGCCGGGCACGCTCAAGCACTGGCTCGGCACCGACGAACTTGGCAGGGACGTGCTGTCGCGGCTGATCCAGTCGATCCGCGTGTCGTTGATCATCGCCTTTGGCGCGACGCTTCTGTCTGCCGTGTTCGGTACGGCGCTCGGCTTCGCAGCGGCGCGCTTCCGCGGCGTGGTCGAGCATCTCGTGCTCGTGCTTGCGGACTTCCAGGCGGCCCTGCCGTTTCTCATCATGTCTCTCGCTGTCCTCGCATTCTTCGGTTCGTCCATGGAGTTGCTCGTCTGCCTGATGGGTTTTTATGGATGGGAGCGCTATGCCCGGATCGCCCGCGGACTGGCGATCTCGGCCGGGGCGCAGGGCTATGCGGCCGCGGTCGTGCAGCTCGGTGCAACCCCGGCGCGGGTCTATCTCCGCCATATCCTCCCCAATGTCGCGTCGACGCTGATCGTCTCGATGACACTGACATTTCCGGAGATCATCCTGATGGAGAGCGGACTGTCGTTCCTCGGTCTCGGCGTGCAGCCGCCCGAGACAAGCCTGGGCAACATGGTGGGCTTCGGGCGGGAATATCTGACCCGCGCCCCCTGGATCATGCTCGCCCCCGCTGCCGTCATCATCTTTACGACCCTTTCCATCTCGCTTGTCGGAGACTGGCTCCGCGACAAGCTCGACCCGACGATACGCTAA
- a CDS encoding ABC transporter permease has product MIRFVLVRLLRAAITILAVVTFAFVVLRMSGDPAQVMLGPDVPQDAVEAFRRAWGLDQPLWIQYLAYIKSILTGDFGVSMRDKASALQLVMERVPATLQLTVPALICKLLIGIPAGVYAALHRQSFADRGVIMLAIIGFTIPSFVMGLVLVLIFSVLLGVLPSGGQDTWAHGILPTITMSIGGIGILARFSRSAMIEVMGQPYIRTASAKGLKWRDVIWSHALPNAAVPIVTIVGFMVGSLIAGAVVVESIFSWPGIGRLLVVSVSNRDLAVVQCILLIIAAAMVVSNLVVDLLYGWLDPRLRSHAAQ; this is encoded by the coding sequence ATGATCCGCTTCGTTCTCGTGCGACTGCTTCGGGCCGCGATCACGATTCTGGCCGTCGTGACCTTCGCCTTCGTCGTGCTGCGCATGTCCGGCGACCCGGCCCAGGTGATGCTCGGTCCGGACGTCCCGCAGGACGCTGTAGAGGCTTTCCGCAGGGCCTGGGGCCTGGACCAGCCGTTGTGGATCCAATACCTCGCCTACATCAAATCGATCCTCACCGGCGATTTCGGCGTCTCCATGCGCGACAAGGCTTCGGCGCTTCAGCTGGTAATGGAGCGGGTGCCGGCTACCCTGCAATTGACCGTGCCGGCGCTGATCTGCAAGCTTCTGATCGGTATCCCGGCCGGTGTCTATGCCGCCCTCCATCGCCAGAGCTTCGCCGACCGCGGCGTGATCATGCTGGCGATCATCGGGTTTACCATTCCCTCCTTCGTGATGGGCCTGGTCCTCGTGCTGATCTTCTCGGTTCTTCTCGGGGTGCTGCCGTCCGGCGGCCAGGACACATGGGCGCATGGCATTCTGCCGACGATCACCATGAGCATCGGTGGCATCGGCATTCTCGCCCGCTTTTCGCGCAGCGCCATGATCGAGGTGATGGGGCAGCCCTATATCCGCACCGCTTCTGCCAAGGGGCTGAAATGGCGCGACGTCATCTGGAGCCACGCGCTTCCGAACGCCGCGGTTCCGATCGTGACGATCGTCGGCTTCATGGTCGGCTCGTTGATCGCCGGCGCCGTCGTGGTGGAATCGATCTTTTCCTGGCCGGGCATCGGCCGGCTGCTGGTCGTTTCGGTGAGCAACCGCGACCTCGCCGTCGTGCAGTGCATTCTGTTGATCATCGCGGCGGCGATGGTGGTGTCGAATCTCGTCGTCGACCTGCTCTATGGCTGGCTCGATCCGCGGCTGCGGTCGCATGCAGCTCAGTGA
- a CDS encoding ABC transporter ATP-binding protein — MMPLVEADNLVRIYEVRRGLFGRPSPIRAVDGISLAVMPGETLGIVGESGSGKSTLGRMLLGIDPAQTGAVNFEGRPVPQYGTAEWRALRAKMQLIYQDPLAALDRRLTIATQIGEPLEIHRIIPKEHRPARVAELMAAVGLRPDQAGRFPHELSGGQRQRAVIARALASRPKLLVCDEPVSALDVSIQAQVVNMLRDLQEQKGIAMVFISHDLKVVRNIADRVAVMYLGRIVEEASSDVIFHSPQHPYTRALVSSVPVPGKLLEGRVILQGEPPNPADRPSGCAFHPRCALARDICRTSVPPLRRIGSGRTAACHVVAGEGASVETLRRRA, encoded by the coding sequence GTGATGCCGCTTGTCGAAGCGGACAATCTCGTCCGCATCTATGAAGTCCGGCGCGGTCTCTTCGGGCGCCCGAGCCCGATACGCGCTGTCGACGGCATCTCGCTGGCGGTGATGCCGGGCGAGACGCTCGGGATTGTCGGCGAATCCGGTTCCGGCAAATCGACACTGGGTCGGATGCTGCTGGGCATCGACCCGGCGCAGACGGGCGCGGTGAATTTCGAGGGCCGCCCCGTGCCGCAATACGGCACGGCCGAATGGCGGGCGCTGCGCGCGAAGATGCAGCTCATCTACCAGGACCCGCTCGCGGCGCTCGACAGGCGCTTGACGATCGCCACGCAGATCGGCGAGCCGTTGGAGATCCACAGGATCATCCCGAAGGAACATCGTCCAGCCCGTGTCGCCGAGCTGATGGCGGCGGTCGGATTGCGTCCCGATCAGGCCGGCCGTTTCCCGCATGAGCTTTCGGGCGGCCAGCGGCAGCGGGCCGTCATTGCCCGCGCTCTTGCTTCCCGGCCGAAGCTTCTCGTCTGCGACGAGCCGGTCTCCGCGCTGGACGTCTCGATCCAGGCCCAGGTCGTCAATATGCTGCGTGACCTCCAGGAGCAAAAGGGCATCGCCATGGTCTTCATCAGCCATGATCTGAAGGTCGTTCGCAACATTGCCGATCGCGTCGCGGTGATGTATCTCGGCCGAATCGTCGAGGAGGCCTCGTCGGACGTGATTTTTCACTCTCCTCAGCACCCCTACACCAGGGCACTGGTTTCAAGCGTGCCCGTGCCTGGCAAGCTGCTCGAAGGCCGGGTCATCCTTCAGGGCGAACCTCCCAATCCGGCGGATCGCCCATCGGGTTGCGCTTTCCATCCCCGCTGCGCTCTCGCGCGCGACATCTGCCGCACGAGCGTGCCGCCTCTTCGCCGGATCGGCAGCGGGCGAACCGCAGCATGCCACGTCGTGGCCGGTGAGGGCGCGTCGGTCGAGACTTTGAGGAGACGGGCATGA
- a CDS encoding ABC transporter ATP-binding protein, with the protein MSAANTNLVELRDLKVVFDGVQVLHGIDLNVASGEALGLVGESGCGKSVTWLAALGLLPGKAAVTGSVRVDGRELCGARRPAIEEIRGGRIAMIFQDPSSSLNPVLRVGRQIVEALHIHRGLRGAAARAESLRLMDMVGIPDASRRFDLFPHEFSGGQCQRLMIAMALAGQPDLLIADEPTTALDATIQAQILDLLNKLRAETGMAIVFISHDLGAVSQVCERVCVMYAGRIVEEGTVAQLFAEPRHPYTRGLFDAIPRIDGPRQRLIPIPGTVPNPKHLPEGCSFSPRCPRAVDACWTARPPLEPQDDGRRLACPRPVPAVTRSEAKRRITEGLVQ; encoded by the coding sequence ATGAGCGCAGCCAACACCAACCTGGTGGAATTGCGTGATCTGAAGGTCGTCTTCGATGGCGTGCAGGTGCTGCATGGCATCGACCTCAATGTCGCCAGCGGAGAGGCTCTCGGGCTTGTCGGCGAGTCGGGTTGCGGCAAGTCCGTGACCTGGCTCGCGGCGCTGGGGCTGCTGCCGGGAAAGGCGGCGGTTACAGGTTCTGTGAGGGTCGATGGCCGGGAACTGTGCGGAGCGCGGCGTCCCGCCATCGAAGAGATCCGCGGCGGACGGATCGCAATGATTTTCCAAGACCCGTCGAGCTCGCTCAACCCGGTCCTGCGGGTCGGCAGGCAGATCGTCGAAGCGCTTCACATTCACCGCGGCCTTCGCGGCGCGGCTGCTCGAGCCGAATCCTTGCGGCTGATGGACATGGTCGGCATCCCCGATGCGTCTCGGCGCTTCGATCTTTTCCCGCACGAGTTCTCCGGTGGGCAGTGTCAGCGCCTGATGATTGCGATGGCGCTTGCAGGCCAACCGGACCTCTTGATCGCGGACGAACCGACGACGGCGCTCGATGCGACCATCCAGGCGCAGATCCTCGATCTTCTGAACAAGCTTCGGGCAGAGACCGGCATGGCGATCGTTTTCATCAGCCATGACCTCGGCGCCGTCTCGCAGGTGTGCGAGCGAGTCTGCGTCATGTATGCCGGCCGGATCGTCGAGGAGGGAACCGTCGCCCAACTGTTCGCCGAGCCGCGACATCCCTATACGCGCGGATTGTTCGACGCGATTCCGCGGATCGACGGGCCGCGCCAGCGGCTCATTCCGATTCCGGGCACGGTTCCGAACCCGAAACATCTACCCGAGGGGTGCTCCTTCTCGCCGCGCTGCCCACGCGCCGTCGACGCCTGCTGGACCGCGCGTCCGCCTCTCGAGCCGCAGGATGACGGCCGCCGGCTTGCCTGCCCGCGTCCGGTTCCGGCGGTCACACGCAGCGAGGCAAAGAGAAGAATTACCGAGGGATTGGTACAGTGA
- a CDS encoding ABC transporter substrate-binding protein, whose amino-acid sequence MLSINRRSALGLIGATAGSMILPRFALSQGTRPSVTIAVQKITINNTLDVWNETSNVGERVFFPNLWEGLILRDWMGNQGSVAGLATEWKRVDDKTLELKLRQGVKFHNGDELTAEDVVFSFSAQRVFGDTQPAGGKTIFEDEHKPTNAKELPAIVPGTGRRLWPALAGVEAIDKYTVRFHNATPDVTIEGRLYAFGSQIANRRAWDEAKTYIDWARKPITTGPYMVGEHKPDVSLTLVAFDEYWGGRPPLEEIRFVEVPEVSSRVNGLLSGEYDFACDLPPDQIAAVQGAAGYEVQGSTIHNHRISVFNVQNPILQDPLVRRAMTHSIDRQAIVEALWAGQTTVPAGLQFPFYGDMFIEGWTVPEYNPQLAKDLLKQANYKGDAIPFRLLNNYYTNQTANGQIMVEMWRQVGLNVEIQMKENWGQIHDPSGVKGVRDWSAGAAFGDPVSSIVAGFGPNGEVQQKKDWTNAEANQMAQILETSTDHAKRRKAFARMLEICEREDPVYQVLHQNAVFTGVKSSLKWKAAPAFAMDFRASNWAG is encoded by the coding sequence ATGCTTTCAATCAATCGGCGCAGCGCCCTCGGTCTCATAGGCGCGACTGCGGGCAGTATGATCCTGCCACGCTTCGCGTTGAGCCAGGGCACGCGACCCTCCGTGACGATTGCGGTGCAGAAGATCACCATCAACAATACGCTCGACGTCTGGAACGAAACGTCGAATGTCGGCGAGCGCGTGTTCTTCCCGAACCTCTGGGAAGGCCTGATCCTGCGTGACTGGATGGGCAATCAGGGTTCCGTTGCGGGCCTCGCGACGGAATGGAAGCGCGTCGACGACAAGACGCTCGAGCTGAAGCTGCGTCAGGGTGTGAAGTTCCACAATGGCGATGAATTGACGGCCGAAGACGTTGTGTTCAGCTTCTCGGCCCAGCGCGTCTTCGGTGACACGCAGCCCGCAGGCGGCAAGACCATCTTCGAAGACGAGCACAAGCCGACGAATGCCAAGGAGCTGCCGGCAATCGTCCCGGGCACCGGCCGCCGCCTATGGCCGGCGCTCGCCGGCGTCGAGGCCATCGACAAATATACCGTCCGCTTCCACAATGCGACGCCGGACGTCACCATCGAAGGTCGCCTATACGCCTTCGGCAGTCAGATCGCCAATCGCCGTGCCTGGGACGAGGCTAAGACTTATATCGATTGGGCGCGCAAGCCGATCACCACCGGCCCCTATATGGTCGGCGAGCACAAGCCCGATGTCTCTTTGACCCTCGTCGCCTTCGACGAATATTGGGGTGGTCGTCCGCCGCTGGAGGAGATCCGATTCGTTGAGGTTCCCGAGGTTTCCTCGCGCGTGAATGGGCTGCTTTCCGGTGAGTACGACTTCGCCTGCGACTTGCCGCCCGATCAAATCGCTGCCGTCCAGGGGGCGGCCGGGTACGAGGTACAGGGCTCCACCATCCACAATCACCGCATCTCGGTTTTCAATGTCCAGAACCCGATCCTTCAGGATCCGCTGGTCCGTCGCGCCATGACCCATTCGATCGATCGGCAGGCGATCGTCGAGGCACTCTGGGCGGGCCAGACAACCGTTCCGGCCGGTCTCCAGTTCCCCTTCTACGGCGACATGTTCATCGAAGGCTGGACAGTTCCGGAATATAACCCGCAGCTCGCCAAGGATCTTTTGAAGCAGGCCAACTACAAGGGCGATGCGATCCCGTTCCGTCTTCTCAACAACTACTACACGAACCAGACCGCCAATGGTCAGATCATGGTGGAGATGTGGCGGCAGGTGGGGCTCAACGTCGAGATCCAGATGAAGGAGAACTGGGGACAGATCCATGATCCCTCGGGAGTGAAGGGCGTGCGCGACTGGTCGGCCGGTGCCGCATTCGGTGATCCCGTCTCCTCGATCGTCGCCGGATTCGGCCCGAACGGCGAGGTCCAGCAGAAGAAGGACTGGACGAATGCGGAGGCCAACCAGATGGCCCAGATTCTCGAAACCAGCACCGACCACGCCAAGCGCAGGAAGGCCTTTGCCCGCATGCTCGAGATCTGCGAGCGCGAAGACCCGGTCTACCAGGTGCTTCACCAGAACGCGGTATTCACCGGCGTGAAGTCCTCTTTGAAGTGGAAGGCGGCGCCCGCCTTTGCAATGGACTTCAGGGCCTCTAACTGGGCCGGGTGA
- a CDS encoding sugar-binding transcriptional regulator produces the protein MGQQELMIRAAWLYHVEGLTQAEIGERMNLTRRRINELLAAALEEGVVRISFSSPLAENVELESRLRNRFGLEDAVVVPTPVDPRQLHSVIGRGAAGYLDRLIQSRKPASIGVGWGATLRETVLHMTPASEPQIDVRSMMGGLTHGSQINTFEIVRGFAQILKAQCHYFVAPIYAESPQSRDAIIAQSVFRKIFRQTCDVDVSYLSAGDMSQQSLQVRFGLPQGTNVTDLIAVGAVGDLLGCYLDAEGNPIDHPINSQVLSPELDEYRQIPCRIVASGGLHKHAILLALARARLATIIITDAESAKAMLQQA, from the coding sequence ATGGGGCAGCAGGAGTTGATGATCAGGGCCGCCTGGCTCTATCACGTCGAGGGACTGACACAGGCCGAGATCGGCGAGCGCATGAATCTCACACGTCGTCGGATAAATGAGCTTCTCGCGGCGGCGCTGGAAGAGGGAGTCGTCCGCATCAGCTTCAGTTCGCCGCTGGCCGAGAATGTCGAACTCGAATCGCGCTTGCGTAACCGCTTCGGATTGGAAGACGCGGTGGTTGTGCCGACCCCGGTCGATCCGCGCCAGCTTCACTCCGTGATCGGGCGTGGCGCTGCCGGCTATCTGGATCGCTTGATCCAATCGAGAAAACCGGCCTCGATCGGCGTCGGCTGGGGAGCGACGCTGCGTGAAACGGTACTGCACATGACCCCTGCCAGCGAGCCGCAAATCGACGTGCGCTCAATGATGGGCGGCCTGACGCACGGCTCGCAGATCAATACATTCGAGATTGTCCGTGGCTTCGCCCAGATCCTGAAGGCGCAGTGCCACTATTTCGTGGCGCCGATCTATGCGGAAAGTCCGCAGTCACGCGATGCCATCATCGCCCAGTCAGTGTTCCGGAAGATCTTCCGCCAGACCTGTGACGTCGACGTGTCCTACCTCAGCGCTGGCGACATGTCGCAGCAGTCGCTGCAGGTGCGCTTTGGCCTACCGCAAGGAACAAATGTCACCGATCTGATCGCCGTCGGCGCAGTCGGCGATCTGCTGGGGTGCTATCTCGATGCCGAAGGCAACCCCATCGACCACCCAATCAACAGCCAGGTGCTTTCACCGGAACTGGACGAATATCGCCAAATCCCTTGCCGCATCGTCGCCTCAGGCGGCCTGCACAAGCACGCCATTCTCCTGGCGCTGGCAAGAGCAAGATTAGCGACGATCATCATCACCGACGCCGAGAGCGCCAAAGCCATGCTGCAGCAAGCTTAG